In the Methylobacter sp. YRD-M1 genome, one interval contains:
- the mobH gene encoding MobH family relaxase yields the protein MRKTIVSLASLFRKKSQPKGALSLEKQLAAPSEPLFDEHFHRLPGFPQGFPVIPVDLLIQKNEDMIKQIILARGLAGPHNKADVEAKIMAPIRHLAEMTHLLPASEKHHFKLPGGLFAFSLEVALFAIRYAERRILTRATPEIRKEEESLWAHAAFLTGLFSEAITTISKLAVYSDELGIDWHPGIESLYEWLQRNNLKRYQIRWSHTENSSMVFTLAGKAIKTEQVEILARGEKAIYTTLFSALCEQQNFNNPLAKINEKVKYKLMERDAWSYADRYGKPLAGMHLEPWLIDAMRHLVQKKRWQPNEENGRIWHGLDGVFLVWPLAASDMQQELKLAESPFIPSTQEILAEIMLDAGIIVSNAMGSYLFDIAIPVAESAEKKPLEALKLARYEILFVKDQPKPIEDNLLVAIEEDDDEDLAGNESAGKTATGQSQTAAAASQDNASFDTSGAPPAEETASPQVSHDEYDPDIDYDTRITTKSAAESPGSTSEKIDLAILFGKPEAPAVEPKEELPQPAREEDPDLEALFNGETDPSAVNLYDADYASDYQSDAIDYRDFPLAETDVPEWVESGQADQNQSQDSSAEAVEPEKAEETLQPLAPATPAIAQAETVVESVPLTNAAPQAHARPEPQGETLDAATLLSQSVAAQYSVSTKAEEAPESVSPNVAEAEQTRKPLKDDGQKSLKSKHSNRPEENAKNPKSAQTQSTEIDRADPNNNDDHADLLAALIGSGPKAPKADPGKPQEAARRHDTVGVEDLFSSAPPKSTGDPAARAGLILARLKKLPAEHLEPRSGGITKVAAIGLKNTKLELKECMTVLRAAGLLELIDGYETGLDSTGKAKSRYFLVKADLSNGQR from the coding sequence ATGCGCAAAACAATCGTCTCCCTCGCTTCATTATTCAGAAAGAAGTCTCAGCCGAAAGGCGCGCTGAGCCTGGAAAAACAGTTGGCAGCCCCCAGCGAGCCCCTTTTTGATGAGCATTTCCACCGTTTGCCCGGCTTTCCGCAAGGTTTTCCGGTCATTCCCGTCGATCTGCTGATACAGAAAAATGAGGACATGATCAAACAGATCATTCTGGCCCGGGGTCTGGCTGGGCCACATAACAAGGCGGATGTGGAAGCCAAAATCATGGCGCCGATCCGGCACCTGGCCGAAATGACGCACTTGCTGCCGGCCTCGGAAAAGCATCATTTCAAGCTGCCGGGCGGCTTGTTCGCGTTTAGCCTGGAGGTGGCGCTGTTTGCCATCCGCTATGCGGAGCGGCGCATCCTGACCCGGGCAACGCCCGAAATCCGGAAAGAAGAGGAATCGCTCTGGGCCCATGCAGCATTTCTGACCGGCCTGTTCAGTGAGGCGATCACGACCATCTCGAAACTGGCCGTCTATTCCGACGAACTCGGCATTGACTGGCATCCGGGCATCGAATCGCTGTATGAATGGCTGCAGCGCAACAATTTAAAACGCTACCAGATTCGCTGGAGCCATACCGAAAACAGCTCGATGGTCTTCACGTTGGCCGGCAAAGCGATCAAAACGGAACAAGTGGAAATCCTGGCGAGAGGCGAGAAAGCGATTTATACGACTCTGTTTTCAGCTTTGTGCGAGCAGCAAAACTTCAACAACCCGCTGGCCAAGATCAACGAGAAGGTCAAATACAAGCTCATGGAGCGTGATGCGTGGAGCTATGCGGATCGTTACGGCAAACCATTGGCCGGCATGCACCTTGAGCCTTGGCTGATCGATGCCATGCGCCATCTGGTGCAGAAGAAACGCTGGCAGCCTAACGAGGAAAACGGCCGGATATGGCACGGCCTGGACGGCGTTTTTCTGGTCTGGCCACTAGCGGCCAGCGATATGCAGCAAGAACTCAAATTAGCGGAAAGCCCGTTCATTCCCAGCACGCAGGAGATTCTGGCCGAAATCATGCTCGATGCCGGCATCATTGTCAGCAACGCCATGGGAAGCTACCTGTTCGATATCGCGATACCGGTTGCCGAGAGCGCCGAAAAGAAACCGCTGGAGGCGCTCAAGCTCGCCCGCTATGAAATTCTGTTCGTAAAAGACCAGCCCAAACCGATCGAAGACAACCTGCTGGTTGCAATCGAAGAAGACGATGATGAAGATCTGGCGGGTAACGAATCGGCCGGCAAGACAGCCACAGGACAATCGCAGACGGCAGCGGCGGCCAGCCAGGATAATGCCTCCTTTGACACCAGCGGCGCGCCGCCGGCAGAAGAAACAGCAAGTCCACAGGTTTCACACGATGAGTATGACCCGGATATCGATTATGACACCCGCATCACGACAAAATCCGCTGCGGAATCGCCAGGTTCGACCTCAGAAAAGATCGATCTCGCTATTCTGTTTGGAAAACCCGAAGCGCCAGCCGTCGAGCCAAAAGAAGAGCTGCCGCAGCCTGCCCGTGAAGAAGATCCCGATCTTGAGGCGCTATTCAATGGCGAGACGGATCCATCGGCGGTTAACCTGTACGATGCCGATTATGCGTCCGACTACCAGTCCGACGCGATCGATTACCGTGATTTTCCTTTGGCAGAGACTGACGTGCCAGAGTGGGTAGAGAGTGGCCAGGCCGATCAAAACCAATCCCAAGACTCATCAGCGGAAGCGGTCGAACCTGAAAAAGCGGAGGAAACGCTTCAGCCGCTTGCGCCCGCTACGCCGGCTATTGCGCAAGCGGAAACGGTTGTTGAGTCTGTCCCCTTGACCAATGCGGCTCCACAGGCGCACGCCAGGCCAGAACCGCAAGGAGAAACGCTTGATGCTGCCACTTTATTGTCTCAGTCAGTGGCGGCCCAATATTCGGTATCAACAAAAGCAGAGGAAGCTCCTGAGTCTGTAAGCCCGAACGTAGCTGAAGCCGAACAGACAAGAAAGCCCCTCAAAGACGATGGTCAAAAATCCCTGAAGAGCAAGCACTCTAATCGGCCAGAGGAAAATGCGAAAAACCCAAAATCAGCCCAAACCCAGAGCACAGAAATCGATCGGGCCGACCCGAATAATAACGATGATCATGCGGATCTGCTGGCGGCATTAATCGGCTCCGGCCCAAAAGCGCCTAAAGCCGATCCGGGCAAGCCTCAAGAGGCCGCCCGACGTCATGACACTGTTGGGGTGGAGGATTTGTTTAGCAGCGCGCCCCCAAAGAGCACTGGCGATCCAGCAGCCCGGGCCGGCCTGATCCTGGCTCGGCTGAAAAAACTGCCGGCCGAACACCTGGAACCCCGATCCGGCGGCATCACTAAAGTGGCTGCGATCGGGCTGAAAAATACCAAGCTGGAATTGAAGGAGTGTATGACGGTGTTAAGGGCGGCGGGCCTGCTCGAATTAATAGACGGCTATGAGACAGGGCTGGATAGCACGGGCAAAGCCAAATCCCGTTATTTTCTGGTCAAGGCGGACCTATCAAATGGCCAGCGATAA
- a CDS encoding PH domain-containing protein — MMTTSPIDLAANSFASLDDAQAMCELLNRETGSAYTVMPDHYLGFTTRRSMTQTAQQQPVPADRQRPNVMEYRQAFRGFIPHYLEIILGAVLASSPFKVIGWLFALLNLQGIPDWLDLKGLGTVVAYAGLALVLYGLRFIYSYFAVKMIFDQDGVMLKKGIIAQSQVQIRFNDIKTVGVEQSVLDRLLGIGAVHLDSAGTNGTVDIELRNMRNPVDMRRRIQQLIDQHTR, encoded by the coding sequence ATGATGACAACAAGCCCCATTGACCTGGCCGCCAATTCGTTTGCCAGCCTCGACGATGCCCAAGCCATGTGCGAGCTATTGAACCGCGAGACCGGCTCAGCCTATACCGTCATGCCGGACCATTATCTGGGTTTCACGACCCGACGGAGCATGACGCAAACGGCTCAACAACAACCAGTACCGGCCGACAGGCAACGGCCGAACGTGATGGAGTACCGCCAGGCCTTCCGGGGCTTCATTCCGCATTATCTGGAAATTATCCTTGGTGCCGTGCTGGCCAGCAGCCCTTTCAAGGTGATCGGCTGGCTGTTCGCTCTGCTCAACCTTCAGGGCATACCCGACTGGCTGGATTTGAAAGGCTTGGGCACCGTTGTCGCTTATGCCGGATTGGCCCTGGTCCTGTATGGCTTGCGCTTCATCTACAGCTACTTTGCCGTGAAAATGATTTTCGACCAGGATGGCGTGATGCTGAAAAAAGGGATCATCGCGCAATCCCAGGTCCAGATCCGCTTCAACGACATCAAAACGGTGGGCGTGGAGCAGAGCGTTTTAGACCGCCTGCTCGGCATCGGGGCCGTGCATCTTGACTCGGCCGGCACCAACGGCACGGTCGATATCGAGCTGAGAAACATGCGCAACCCGGTTGACATGCGCCGCCGCATCCAGCAACTGATCGATCAGCATACCCGATAA